One window of the Paenibacillus beijingensis genome contains the following:
- a CDS encoding FAD-binding oxidoreductase produces the protein MTVDWTKEMLDVVGEEHLLLSPDQRDKLSKDYYWYSPVLEPLLRDKRADGIVLAESEEQVAQVLAAAYRSNIPVTTRGAGTGNYGQAVPLEGGIVLDLSRMDKVLEVTDAYARVQAGVRLGALEKLLRGQGSELRIYPSTFMKATVGGFVCGGSGGIGSITWGNLWDGNVLEAVVYTLEETPRRLVVRGPELIAYIHNYGTNGVLTELTIPVSSSVPWRQTVAQFDDFESACRFSHAVATDDSIRKRLVAPVEWPIPSFFKPIVKQLESGASACLLETEEGTEDALAAHAASFNGRIGYVIPYEQYRKTIGLSDFTWNHTTLWALKTDPSLTYLQAGFHPVDFLGQIGQIKEKFGDEVLMHLEFMRSGGVVVPAALPIVRYTTHERLYEIIGYFRSIGVSINDPHTWMLEMGGRGQLEAMLAAKRSNDPRGLLNPGKLNTPVTEPIRSDEP, from the coding sequence ATGACGGTTGACTGGACGAAAGAAATGCTGGACGTCGTCGGGGAGGAGCATCTGCTCCTAAGCCCCGATCAGCGGGATAAGCTGTCCAAAGATTATTACTGGTACTCGCCGGTGCTGGAGCCGCTGCTGCGCGACAAACGGGCGGACGGAATCGTACTGGCGGAGTCGGAAGAGCAGGTCGCACAGGTGCTTGCCGCCGCTTACCGCAGCAATATTCCGGTCACGACCCGGGGAGCGGGAACGGGCAATTACGGACAGGCGGTTCCGCTCGAGGGCGGCATCGTGCTGGATCTAAGCCGGATGGACAAGGTGCTGGAAGTGACGGATGCGTACGCCCGCGTTCAGGCCGGCGTCCGGCTCGGGGCGCTGGAGAAGCTGCTGCGGGGGCAAGGAAGCGAGCTGCGGATTTATCCCAGCACGTTCATGAAGGCGACGGTCGGCGGATTCGTTTGCGGCGGCTCCGGAGGGATCGGCTCGATTACATGGGGCAATCTGTGGGACGGCAACGTGCTGGAGGCCGTCGTGTACACACTGGAGGAGACGCCCCGCAGGCTCGTCGTACGCGGGCCGGAGCTCATCGCTTACATTCATAATTACGGCACGAACGGCGTTCTGACGGAGCTGACCATTCCGGTCTCTTCCAGCGTCCCCTGGAGACAGACCGTCGCGCAATTCGACGATTTCGAATCGGCTTGCCGCTTCTCCCATGCGGTAGCGACCGACGACTCCATCCGCAAACGGCTGGTCGCACCGGTCGAATGGCCGATCCCTTCCTTTTTCAAACCGATCGTCAAACAGCTGGAGTCCGGCGCAAGCGCATGCCTGCTCGAAACCGAAGAAGGGACCGAGGACGCGCTTGCCGCCCATGCCGCATCGTTTAACGGCCGGATCGGTTACGTCATTCCTTACGAACAATACCGCAAAACGATCGGGCTGTCCGACTTTACGTGGAACCATACCACTTTATGGGCTTTGAAGACAGACCCTTCGCTCACCTATTTGCAAGCCGGGTTTCATCCGGTCGACTTCCTCGGGCAAATCGGCCAAATCAAGGAAAAATTCGGCGACGAAGTGCTGATGCATTTGGAATTTATGCGTTCGGGCGGCGTCGTCGTGCCCGCAGCGCTTCCGATCGTCCGCTATACGACTCATGAGCGTCTGTACGAGATTATCGGCTATTTCCGTTCGATCGGCGTCAGCATCAACGATCCCCATACGTGGATGCTCGAGATGGGAGGGCGCGGACAGCTGGAGGCGATGCTCGCGGCCAAACGGTCCAACGATCCGCGGGGGCTTCTTAACCCGGGCAAGCTGAATACTCCGGTAACAGAACCGATAAGGAGCGATGAACCATGA
- a CDS encoding ABC transporter permease: MKDTISEKATAGVHPRKSASAPGRSSSKGRAFWVSKLPPVSAFVVFIGGWELFCRLAGMKPYLLPKPSDIVRAASENAANLWVSVYTTMIESVLGFLISIVLGVGFAIILASSKLIEKSIYPYAIILQTIPIVAVAPIIVIWFGAGINAIVTIAFLIGFFPMLSNTLIGLNSADHNMKNLFYLYNASPLQTMFRLRIPAALPYIAAGLKISCTLAVIGAIVGEYIAGIGGGKGGLGYAITVAASRLQTAYLFACGLSASLLGIAFFLIVNGLSKWLLSSWHESEMNSSEG; this comes from the coding sequence ATGAAGGATACGATATCCGAAAAGGCGACCGCAGGCGTTCACCCCCGCAAATCGGCTTCGGCGCCGGGAAGATCGTCCTCGAAAGGGAGAGCATTTTGGGTCAGCAAGCTGCCGCCCGTTTCGGCGTTCGTCGTGTTCATCGGCGGGTGGGAGCTGTTCTGCCGGCTCGCCGGAATGAAGCCGTATTTGCTGCCCAAGCCGTCCGATATCGTCAGAGCCGCGTCGGAGAACGCCGCGAATTTATGGGTTTCCGTGTACACGACCATGATCGAATCGGTGCTCGGATTTCTGATCAGCATCGTGCTCGGGGTCGGTTTCGCCATCATTCTGGCCAGCTCCAAGCTCATCGAGAAGAGCATTTACCCGTACGCCATCATACTTCAGACGATTCCGATCGTCGCCGTCGCCCCCATCATCGTCATATGGTTCGGGGCCGGAATAAACGCCATCGTCACGATCGCCTTCCTGATCGGTTTTTTCCCGATGCTGTCCAATACGCTGATCGGCCTTAATTCTGCCGACCACAACATGAAAAATCTTTTCTACCTGTACAACGCTTCACCCCTGCAAACGATGTTCCGCTTGCGGATACCGGCCGCTCTTCCCTACATCGCCGCAGGTCTCAAAATCTCCTGTACGCTCGCCGTTATCGGCGCCATCGTAGGCGAATATATCGCAGGCATCGGCGGAGGCAAAGGCGGTCTCGGCTATGCGATTACCGTTGCCGCTTCCCGTCTCCAAACCGCTTATCTGTTCGCCTGCGGCCTTTCGGCATCCCTGCTCGGGATCGCCTTCTTCCTGATCGTGAACGGCCTCTCCAAATGGCTGCTCAGCTCCTGGCACGAATCCGAGATGAACTCCTCGGAAGGTTAA
- a CDS encoding amidohydrolase family protein has protein sequence MPEPSANMEAVNARLPLADGGGLYKLTIKDGKWASVEPQAGPVVSERHAPISAIGPERLGVSREIDLQGRVLLPGFVDVHMHLDKAYSISHVRNRSGTLLEAIENYRSVAPSFSKETIRSRIVKTALQAASFGSATLRSHLDVPIHLGRDIAFRTIEAALEARELVSGFIDIQYFPMYFYEPGIERELSEFASETLRMGIDGVGGAPHLSADPIANIEWAFQLALAFDRPIDLHSDESDDPSVKTIDTYCDHVLQNGYAGKATAGHLCSLSAMDQNEADRLIAKMAEAGVGAVTLPAVNLYLQGRGDKGNVRRGVTRVRELSEAGVPVAAASDNIQDPFHPFGRGDMLQIGLMTAYAAHLAREEDIGHVLRMLTHVPAAIAGLQSYGVAAGNPASFVVIDALSAEELFQELPATRWVYNKSRWIYASELKKQGIDPQWSALAGGSR, from the coding sequence ATGCCGGAGCCATCGGCGAATATGGAAGCCGTTAACGCAAGATTGCCGCTTGCGGACGGCGGCGGATTGTACAAACTGACGATCAAGGACGGAAAGTGGGCTTCGGTGGAGCCTCAGGCAGGTCCGGTCGTATCGGAGAGGCACGCGCCGATCTCCGCGATCGGCCCCGAGCGGCTTGGCGTATCCCGAGAGATCGACCTGCAAGGACGGGTGCTGCTTCCGGGCTTTGTGGACGTTCATATGCACCTGGACAAAGCGTACTCGATCTCCCATGTCCGCAACCGGTCCGGAACGCTGCTGGAGGCGATCGAGAACTACCGGTCGGTCGCGCCGTCGTTCAGCAAAGAAACGATCCGGAGCCGTATCGTCAAGACGGCGCTTCAGGCGGCGTCCTTCGGATCGGCGACATTGCGCAGCCATCTGGACGTTCCGATTCACCTCGGCCGGGACATCGCTTTCCGTACGATCGAAGCGGCTTTGGAAGCTCGGGAGCTCGTGAGCGGCTTCATCGACATCCAGTACTTCCCGATGTATTTCTACGAACCCGGGATAGAACGCGAGCTGTCCGAATTCGCATCCGAAACGCTGAGAATGGGCATCGACGGCGTCGGCGGAGCCCCTCATCTGTCAGCCGATCCAATAGCGAATATCGAATGGGCGTTCCAGCTGGCCCTTGCGTTCGACAGGCCGATCGATCTGCACAGCGACGAGTCCGACGATCCCTCTGTGAAGACGATTGACACCTATTGCGACCATGTGCTTCAAAACGGTTACGCCGGAAAGGCGACAGCCGGGCATCTGTGCTCGCTGTCGGCGATGGATCAGAACGAGGCCGACCGTCTGATCGCCAAGATGGCGGAAGCCGGGGTTGGGGCGGTTACGCTTCCCGCGGTCAATCTATATCTGCAAGGACGGGGAGATAAGGGCAACGTCAGACGCGGCGTCACCCGGGTGCGGGAACTGTCGGAAGCCGGCGTTCCCGTCGCAGCCGCTTCCGACAACATCCAGGATCCGTTCCATCCGTTCGGCCGCGGCGATATGCTGCAGATCGGCCTGATGACCGCCTATGCGGCGCATCTGGCACGCGAAGAGGACATCGGTCACGTGCTGCGGATGCTGACGCACGTTCCGGCAGCCATTGCCGGTCTTCAGAGCTATGGAGTCGCAGCCGGTAACCCGGCAAGCTTCGTCGTCATCGATGCCCTGTCGGCGGAGGAGCTGTTCCAGGAATTGCCTGCCACACGCTGGGTGTACAACAAGTCGCGCTGGATCTACGCTTCCGAATTGAAGAAGCAAGGAATCGATCCGCAATGGTCGGCGCTAGCCGGCGGCTCCCGTTAA
- a CDS encoding ABC transporter substrate-binding protein, producing MLTKDLSGKRYKLGALSVMLAVVLSISACGSGGNNSASTNGGSTSESSSTTTEPAAPSSSDSTTTTETKLTAVTQVTNWFAEPEHGGQYAAVSKGFYKEAGLDMTLQSGGPGISSTQIVASGKAEFGMGSADEILLARQNGIPLVAIAAIFQKNPQGIMFHKGKYKDLSELNGKKVYVGSGSAYWEYLKKAYKLDSVQELKYTGSLANFVADPESATQIYVTSEPFTMQQQGVEVEYFLNYDLGYKQYGNILYTTEDYIKNHADIVKAYVEASIKGWMYYKDNTEEINKVMQEKNPDLKLESMAYGAKAQEPLIYGGDAEANGVGYMTPEIWESLQKQLVDIGMLKKADPISSVFTNDFLPAKS from the coding sequence ATGCTTACGAAAGATTTGTCCGGCAAGAGGTACAAATTAGGTGCGCTATCGGTTATGCTGGCCGTCGTTCTGAGTATCTCCGCATGCGGTTCCGGCGGCAACAACTCCGCATCCACAAACGGCGGATCGACAAGCGAATCTTCAAGCACGACAACCGAACCGGCCGCACCATCCTCTTCCGACTCCACAACGACTACCGAGACCAAGCTGACGGCCGTTACCCAGGTGACCAACTGGTTCGCGGAGCCGGAGCATGGCGGACAGTACGCGGCGGTTTCCAAAGGGTTCTACAAAGAAGCAGGTCTTGACATGACACTGCAGTCGGGCGGTCCGGGCATTTCTTCGACACAGATCGTCGCTTCGGGCAAAGCCGAGTTCGGAATGGGTTCCGCGGACGAAATTTTACTGGCACGGCAGAACGGCATTCCGCTCGTGGCGATTGCGGCCATCTTCCAAAAGAACCCGCAAGGCATTATGTTCCATAAAGGAAAGTACAAGGATCTCTCCGAGCTTAACGGCAAAAAAGTTTATGTAGGCAGCGGATCCGCATACTGGGAATATTTGAAAAAAGCGTACAAGCTCGACAGCGTCCAAGAGTTGAAATACACCGGATCTCTGGCCAACTTCGTCGCCGATCCGGAATCGGCAACGCAAATTTACGTCACGTCCGAGCCGTTCACGATGCAGCAGCAAGGCGTGGAGGTCGAATATTTCCTCAACTACGATCTCGGCTATAAGCAGTACGGCAACATTTTGTACACGACGGAAGATTACATCAAGAATCACGCCGACATTGTCAAAGCCTACGTCGAAGCTTCCATTAAAGGCTGGATGTACTACAAGGACAACACCGAAGAAATCAATAAAGTGATGCAGGAGAAAAACCCCGACCTGAAGCTGGAATCGATGGCGTACGGCGCCAAAGCCCAGGAGCCGCTCATTTACGGCGGAGACGCGGAAGCGAACGGTGTCGGCTACATGACGCCGGAAATTTGGGAAAGCCTGCAGAAGCAGCTGGTGGATATCGGCATGCTGAAAAAAGCCGACCCAATCAGCAGCGTATTCACAAACGATTTCCTTCCTGCCAAATCGTAA
- a CDS encoding NAD(P)H-dependent oxidoreductase → MAKLLVVYFSAYGHIHRMAEAAAKGASEDGHTTRIVRIPEFRSPDNITALLDHPSRRQRRDDDDSLSGTFRIGARWSKYEASQEEQKGVPEATADDLRWADGIVWGFPTYYGSMPAQVKSFLDMSGSLCAGGELEGKPTGVMTSAGSIHTGHEATILTSIVPLLHFGLIYVGLPYSQNPEYLTADAIGGSPYGPSTLAGPDSSRTPDERELLMAGRLGARVARFAEATKGIK, encoded by the coding sequence ATGGCTAAATTGCTGGTCGTTTATTTCAGCGCATATGGGCATATTCACCGCATGGCGGAAGCGGCTGCGAAGGGGGCTAGTGAAGACGGGCATACGACAAGGATTGTGCGTATTCCGGAATTTCGCTCCCCCGACAATATAACGGCATTGCTGGATCACCCCAGCCGCAGACAGCGGCGCGATGATGATGATTCTCTGTCCGGCACGTTCCGCATCGGAGCCAGATGGAGCAAGTACGAGGCGTCCCAGGAGGAGCAGAAAGGCGTGCCGGAGGCAACCGCGGACGATCTGCGCTGGGCGGACGGTATCGTATGGGGATTTCCGACTTATTACGGCTCGATGCCGGCTCAGGTCAAGTCGTTTCTCGATATGTCGGGAAGCTTGTGCGCCGGCGGAGAATTGGAAGGCAAGCCGACGGGAGTCATGACGAGCGCGGGATCGATTCATACCGGCCACGAAGCGACCATTCTGACTTCAATTGTGCCGCTGCTTCATTTCGGGTTGATTTACGTCGGTCTTCCTTACTCGCAGAATCCGGAGTATTTGACGGCGGACGCAATCGGAGGCTCGCCATACGGACCTTCGACGCTGGCCGGTCCGGACAGCTCGCGGACGCCGGACGAACGGGAATTGCTCATGGCCGGCAGACTGGGCGCAAGAGTAGCCCGATTTGCCGAGGCAACCAAAGGAATTAAATAA
- a CDS encoding amidohydrolase family protein, translated as MTNTYELIIRNARLAGSGGRLDLGIRDGRFAAIGQLAAAEAEAVIDAEGMLLLPPFTEPHVHLDTTLTAGNPVWNESGTLAEGISIWTARKAALTKEDVIARAERTIRMYIGYGVLHLRSMVDIGDPKLTALEAVLELKERYREQIDIQVTAFPQDGIVSCPDNEQRMEEALRMGADGVSAVPHLERTREDGVLSLQKAFRLAQRQQAYVHVFCDETDDEASRFLEVCASLAIETGLLSRVTAAHANAAAYYNEPYFQKIVGLVKQSGLSIVACPLINSVMQGRYDAYPKGRGITRIKEFVRTGVNVALAHDDIRTPFYPLGTGNPLDAAHMAAHLAHMSGRSELQELIGMITAGGAAAMNLGNAYGFSGGAFVEGAPASFLLFDAEDAGDLIRNRPSPRYVVRSGRVIAETLPAVTKIVGG; from the coding sequence ATGACGAACACATATGAATTGATAATCCGAAATGCCCGATTGGCAGGCAGCGGCGGGAGGCTCGACCTCGGCATCCGCGACGGACGTTTCGCCGCGATCGGCCAGTTAGCGGCGGCCGAAGCCGAAGCTGTCATCGACGCGGAGGGAATGCTGCTGCTTCCGCCCTTCACGGAACCGCATGTCCACCTCGATACGACGCTTACAGCCGGCAATCCCGTCTGGAATGAGAGCGGGACGCTTGCGGAGGGGATCTCCATCTGGACCGCGCGCAAAGCGGCCCTCACGAAGGAGGACGTGATCGCCAGGGCGGAGCGGACCATCCGAATGTATATCGGGTACGGCGTCCTCCACCTTCGCTCGATGGTCGACATCGGCGACCCGAAGCTGACCGCGCTGGAAGCGGTGCTGGAGCTCAAAGAGCGTTACCGCGAGCAGATCGACATCCAGGTGACGGCCTTTCCCCAGGACGGAATCGTATCGTGCCCGGATAACGAACAGCGGATGGAAGAAGCGCTTCGCATGGGAGCGGACGGAGTTTCCGCCGTCCCGCATCTGGAGCGCACCCGCGAAGACGGCGTCTTGTCCCTGCAGAAAGCGTTCCGGCTTGCGCAGCGGCAGCAAGCTTACGTTCATGTGTTCTGCGACGAGACGGACGACGAAGCTTCCCGCTTCCTCGAGGTATGCGCTTCTCTGGCGATCGAAACCGGCCTGTTGTCGCGGGTAACGGCGGCCCACGCAAACGCCGCGGCTTATTATAACGAACCGTATTTTCAAAAAATTGTCGGGCTCGTCAAGCAGTCCGGCCTCTCGATCGTCGCTTGTCCGCTCATCAACAGCGTCATGCAGGGCCGTTACGACGCTTATCCGAAAGGAAGAGGCATTACGCGCATCAAGGAGTTTGTGCGCACAGGCGTCAACGTCGCCTTGGCCCACGACGACATCCGCACGCCGTTCTATCCGCTCGGAACGGGCAATCCGCTTGATGCCGCCCACATGGCCGCGCACCTGGCTCATATGAGCGGACGCAGCGAGCTGCAGGAGCTGATCGGCATGATCACGGCGGGCGGTGCGGCGGCGATGAACCTGGGGAACGCTTACGGATTTTCGGGCGGAGCGTTTGTGGAAGGAGCTCCCGCTTCGTTCCTGCTCTTCGACGCGGAAGATGCGGGCGACTTGATCCGCAATCGCCCCTCTCCCCGTTATGTCGTTCGCAGCGGACGCGTCATCGCAGAGACGCTGCCCGCCGTAACGAAAATTGTTGGCGGCTGA
- the mgrA gene encoding L-glyceraldehyde 3-phosphate reductase produces the protein MSYQALNERYEQMTYNRTGRSGLKLPAVSLGLWHNFGGNDRYENGRAMVRRAFDLGITHFDLANNYGPPAGSAEENFGRILKADFAAYRDEMIISTKAGYYMWPGPYGEWGSRKYMLSSLDQSLKRLGLEYVDIFYSHRPDPDTPLEETMMALDYAVRSGKALYAGISSYSAEQTRQASVILKRLGTPCLIHQPSYSMFNRWIEDGLQDVLDEEGIGSIVFSPLAGGMLSDRYLEGIPADSRAAGPSVFLSGNQITEAKLAKIRSLNDIARERGQSLAQMALAWVLRGGRVTSALIGASRVSQIEDNVAALDNLTFTDEELIRIETVLAQPE, from the coding sequence ATGTCTTACCAGGCGTTAAACGAACGTTATGAGCAAATGACTTACAACCGCACCGGACGCAGCGGCCTGAAGCTCCCGGCTGTATCGCTGGGGCTGTGGCACAATTTCGGCGGCAATGACCGCTATGAGAACGGAAGGGCGATGGTGCGCCGTGCCTTCGACCTCGGCATTACCCATTTTGATCTGGCGAACAATTACGGTCCGCCGGCAGGATCGGCGGAAGAGAATTTCGGCCGCATTCTGAAAGCGGATTTCGCGGCCTACCGCGATGAAATGATCATTTCGACCAAAGCCGGCTATTATATGTGGCCGGGTCCTTACGGCGAATGGGGCTCGCGCAAATATATGCTGTCCAGTCTGGATCAAAGCCTGAAGCGGCTCGGTTTGGAATACGTCGATATTTTTTATTCCCACCGTCCGGATCCGGACACGCCGCTCGAGGAAACGATGATGGCGCTCGATTACGCCGTCCGGTCGGGGAAAGCGCTTTATGCGGGCATCTCCAGCTACAGCGCGGAGCAGACCCGCCAGGCGTCAGTCATTTTGAAGCGGCTCGGAACGCCGTGCCTCATCCACCAGCCTTCCTATTCGATGTTCAACCGCTGGATCGAGGACGGATTGCAGGATGTGCTGGATGAGGAAGGGATCGGTTCGATCGTTTTCTCGCCGCTTGCAGGGGGAATGCTGTCCGACCGTTATTTGGAAGGCATTCCGGCCGATTCGCGTGCGGCCGGCCCAAGCGTGTTCTTAAGCGGCAATCAAATTACCGAGGCGAAGCTGGCCAAGATCCGCTCGCTGAACGATATCGCCCGCGAGCGCGGCCAGTCGCTTGCCCAAATGGCGCTTGCGTGGGTGCTGCGCGGCGGGCGGGTGACGTCGGCGCTGATCGGGGCAAGCCGCGTTTCCCAAATCGAAGACAATGTCGCAGCTTTGGACAATCTTACGTTCACCGACGAAGAGCTGATCCGGATCGAAACCGTGCTGGCGCAGCCGGAGTAA
- a CDS encoding aldose epimerase, with protein sequence MSTNYRVAIYKEQYTMVELVEEDSRSSVTICPERGGIAIQCRLNGYELFYLDKETFLDPEANIRGGNPVLFPISGQLEDGQYEWNGTTYTMKNHGVARTEPWEIVETSFDGRASVTLKLTSSAKTKEQFPFDFELLFTYTLRGGELLIEQQYRNLSDTPMPMYPGFHPYFATNEKNIAYKTDATRYLDYNDMIEKKYEGALNLEGMKESAALLDPVKPEISFELSDAVNVRMKYSDLFKTVVLWSVDGKPFVCVEPWMALTGELNRRDELVFVEPGDAVEAELTFSCEPRSAAKTN encoded by the coding sequence ATGAGCACCAATTACCGGGTTGCCATATACAAAGAACAATATACGATGGTCGAATTAGTGGAAGAGGACAGCCGCTCCAGCGTAACGATTTGTCCCGAAAGAGGCGGAATCGCCATCCAGTGCCGGTTGAACGGATATGAACTGTTCTACCTGGACAAGGAAACGTTTCTCGATCCCGAAGCGAATATCAGGGGCGGCAATCCCGTGCTGTTCCCGATCAGCGGTCAGCTCGAAGACGGGCAGTATGAATGGAACGGCACTACATATACGATGAAAAATCATGGTGTTGCGCGCACCGAGCCGTGGGAAATTGTCGAAACGTCATTCGACGGACGGGCTTCAGTTACGCTGAAGCTGACCAGCAGCGCGAAAACGAAGGAACAGTTCCCGTTCGATTTCGAACTGCTCTTTACGTACACGCTGCGCGGCGGGGAACTTCTCATCGAGCAGCAGTACCGGAATCTTTCGGATACCCCGATGCCGATGTATCCAGGGTTTCATCCGTACTTCGCCACCAATGAGAAGAACATCGCATACAAGACGGACGCCACGCGTTACTTGGATTACAACGACATGATCGAAAAAAAATACGAGGGCGCTTTGAATTTGGAAGGCATGAAGGAGTCTGCCGCACTGCTGGATCCCGTCAAGCCCGAAATTTCGTTTGAGCTGTCGGACGCCGTCAACGTCCGCATGAAGTACAGCGACCTGTTCAAAACGGTCGTGCTCTGGTCCGTCGACGGCAAGCCGTTTGTGTGCGTCGAGCCTTGGATGGCGCTGACCGGCGAGCTGAACCGCCGGGACGAGCTGGTCTTCGTTGAGCCGGGAGACGCCGTAGAGGCCGAGCTGACCTTCTCGTGCGAGCCCCGCTCCGCCGCCAAAACAAACTAA
- a CDS encoding SDR family oxidoreductase — MSNSQTAPAKTTFPPQHQNKQPGIESEMNPLPVYDSPDYRPGGKLAGKKAIVTGGDSGIGRAVAVAFAKEGADVAIVYLSEQSDAEETKRVIDKLGRTCMLIPGDVGDAAFCAQAVEQTVRQLGQLDIIVNNAAEQHPQQRFEDITEEQLTQTFRTNIFSMFHMVKAGLPHLKPGAAIVNTASITAYKGNPMLIDYSSTKGAIVTFTRALSNHLSERGIRVNAVAPGPIWTPLIPSTFDAQQVSQFGADTPMKRAGQPHELAPAYVYLASSDSSYVSGQTIHVNGGDVVNG; from the coding sequence ATGTCTAATTCGCAAACGGCCCCGGCCAAAACCACATTCCCGCCGCAGCATCAAAACAAGCAGCCGGGAATTGAATCGGAGATGAACCCGCTTCCCGTCTACGATTCGCCGGATTATCGCCCCGGCGGCAAATTGGCAGGCAAGAAAGCGATTGTGACGGGAGGCGACAGTGGGATCGGCAGAGCTGTAGCCGTCGCTTTCGCGAAAGAAGGCGCCGATGTCGCCATCGTCTACCTAAGCGAACAATCCGATGCCGAGGAAACGAAGCGGGTCATCGATAAGCTTGGCCGCACCTGTATGCTTATTCCGGGCGATGTCGGCGATGCCGCATTTTGCGCGCAGGCGGTGGAGCAAACCGTCCGGCAGCTCGGGCAGCTCGACATTATCGTCAACAATGCCGCGGAACAGCATCCGCAGCAACGATTCGAAGATATTACGGAAGAGCAGCTGACGCAAACGTTCCGTACCAATATTTTTTCGATGTTTCATATGGTTAAAGCGGGCTTGCCTCACTTGAAGCCGGGCGCCGCGATCGTAAATACCGCTTCGATCACCGCTTATAAAGGAAACCCGATGCTGATCGACTACTCCTCCACCAAAGGAGCGATTGTCACGTTTACGCGGGCGCTGTCGAACCATCTGTCCGAACGCGGCATCCGCGTCAACGCCGTTGCGCCGGGTCCGATCTGGACGCCGCTCATCCCCTCTACATTCGACGCGCAGCAGGTGTCCCAGTTCGGAGCCGACACGCCGATGAAACGGGCCGGACAGCCGCATGAGCTGGCGCCCGCCTACGTCTACTTGGCTTCCTCCGACTCCTCGTACGTGTCGGGACAAACGATCCATGTCAACGGCGGCGATGTCGTGAACGGGTAA
- a CDS encoding cold-shock protein, which produces MQTGTVKWFNAEKGFGFIEVEGGSDVFVHFSAITGEGFKTLDEGQQVQFNVVQGNRGPQAENVVKL; this is translated from the coding sequence ATGCAAACTGGTACTGTAAAATGGTTTAACGCGGAGAAAGGCTTTGGTTTTATCGAAGTTGAAGGCGGAAGCGACGTGTTCGTGCATTTCAGCGCGATTACGGGCGAAGGCTTCAAGACGCTTGACGAAGGACAACAAGTTCAATTCAACGTTGTTCAAGGCAACCGTGGACCGCAAGCCGAGAACGTTGTTAAGCTGTAA
- a CDS encoding D-alanyl-D-alanine carboxypeptidase family protein encodes MKKTTFSALIVMAIIAVGLFAWMKSGGAIFLEGTADRHNPDTSAASGGQSVSGGENGKGGSSGTSAGNGASAGGSSQADAKDGTAPAPGTETAPGTKPAEGSDPASSTPPAAGGDGSGSEGNGSRPDGSKDDGSSGSGADKGDTAGGTSSGSDGEAEQVVANAESESVLVNKTYRLPKGYVPDDLVYPDIPFTFTEKIDKRKLRKEAAAALEELVAGAKADGVALAGVSGYRSEARQKTLFDNYAKKDGIEAANRYSAKPGYSEHQTGLAIDMAGSDGKCAAEQCFSDTEAAKWLAKHAQEYGFIIRYPEGKEKITGYMYESWHIRYVGKKIAQEIYDKGITLEEYFGDAVPVIGAADQKKQ; translated from the coding sequence ATGAAAAAAACGACTTTTTCCGCGCTGATCGTAATGGCAATCATCGCGGTTGGCCTTTTCGCGTGGATGAAGAGCGGCGGGGCGATATTCTTGGAAGGGACTGCGGATCGGCATAATCCGGATACTTCCGCTGCCAGCGGAGGACAATCCGTGAGCGGTGGGGAGAACGGAAAGGGCGGCAGCAGCGGCACATCTGCGGGCAACGGCGCATCCGCGGGCGGAAGTTCGCAAGCGGACGCCAAGGACGGCACGGCTCCTGCGCCGGGCACAGAAACCGCGCCGGGGACAAAGCCGGCTGAGGGCTCTGACCCGGCATCAAGCACGCCACCCGCAGCGGGCGGCGACGGGAGCGGTTCGGAAGGCAATGGAAGCCGGCCGGACGGAAGCAAAGACGATGGCAGCTCCGGTTCCGGGGCGGACAAAGGGGACACAGCCGGCGGAACATCAAGCGGCAGCGACGGCGAGGCGGAGCAGGTCGTAGCGAACGCGGAGAGCGAATCCGTGCTTGTCAACAAAACGTACCGGCTGCCCAAAGGGTATGTGCCGGACGATCTCGTCTATCCCGATATTCCGTTCACCTTTACGGAAAAGATCGATAAGCGCAAGCTGCGCAAGGAAGCGGCTGCGGCGCTGGAGGAGCTTGTCGCCGGGGCCAAGGCGGACGGGGTAGCGCTGGCGGGCGTATCCGGCTACCGCTCGGAAGCCCGGCAGAAGACGCTGTTTGACAACTATGCGAAGAAGGACGGCATCGAAGCGGCGAACCGGTACAGCGCCAAGCCGGGGTACAGCGAGCATCAGACGGGTCTGGCGATCGATATGGCCGGCAGCGACGGCAAATGCGCCGCAGAGCAGTGCTTCAGCGACACCGAGGCTGCGAAGTGGCTGGCGAAGCATGCGCAGGAATACGGCTTTATCATCCGTTACCCTGAAGGCAAAGAAAAGATTACCGGATACATGTACGAATCGTGGCATATTCGCTATGTCGGCAAAAAGATCGCGCAGGAAATTTACGATAAAGGCATTACGCTGGAGGAATACTTTGGAGATGCCGTTCCGGTCATCGGCGCAGCGGATCAGAAAAAGCAGTAG